The window AGCGAGAAGGACGGGCTCGAGCCTTCGAGCTGCAAAGTCGCTCTGCACCGCCGGAACCGGGCGGGCGAGATGGCGATCTCGCGCTTTCTCGGCGTCGCTCCCTCCGAGCTGTGGCCTACGCGGTATCCCTCCACCCAAGACTCGCAAAACCGTTCTAGCGCTGAAGCGCAGGCGCCGGCGAGTCCAATCGTCGAGCACGTCTAGACATGACGCATGTGACGCCGCCCCGTCGCTCGCCGCCCGAGATCGCAGACAGCGTCTCGCGCTTTGCTCCCACCACCTACGCGCCGCCTTTTGGGCCGTTCAGCCCCGGCGAACCCATGGTCGAGACCGACGCCGACCGCCGCATCGTTCACGCCGCGCTGCTGTTGATCGCGTTCTCGCTCGGCGCCGTGGCCGGCTGGGTCGCCTTCCTGTCGAAGATCGTTCTGGGCGGCGCGCTGTGAGCGGCGTGTCTCTCACCCGGCAGATCACCGCCATGCACGGCGAGATCACAATCCGGCGGCGCGAGCTGCTCGAGGAGGTGCGGCGCGGCCGAGCGAAGGAAGCCCAGGCGGCATACGCCATCGAGTCGCTCGAGGCGGTCGTCGAGACGCTGAAGTGGCTCCAGCAGAACGAGACGAAGATCCGCGCGGCATGCGCCCCG is drawn from Methylopila sp. 73B and contains these coding sequences:
- a CDS encoding helix-turn-helix domain-containing protein codes for the protein MTRKRKRWDKHAIKAAVHRRGETLKSLSEKDGLEPSSCKVALHRRNRAGEMAISRFLGVAPSELWPTRYPSTQDSQNRSSAEAQAPASPIVEHV